Proteins encoded within one genomic window of Streptomyces rubradiris:
- a CDS encoding D-glycero-alpha-D-manno-heptose-1,7-bisphosphate 7-phosphatase, whose protein sequence is MTTVSAILFDRDGTLVADVPYNGDPERVRPLPGARAAVALARSHGLATGVVSNQSGIGRGLLTTEQVRRVNERADALLGGLDLWLFCPHTPEDGCPCRKPRPGLVRAAAVRLGVPPAACLVVGDIAADVLAARAAGARGVLVPNAATAPEETRRFAGHSAPDVLTAVQGALGAAAGRAPS, encoded by the coding sequence ATGACCACCGTGTCCGCGATCCTGTTCGACCGCGACGGCACCCTCGTCGCGGACGTGCCCTACAACGGCGACCCGGAACGGGTCCGGCCGCTGCCCGGCGCCCGGGCAGCCGTCGCGCTGGCCCGCTCCCACGGCCTGGCCACCGGCGTGGTCAGCAACCAGTCCGGCATCGGCCGCGGACTGCTCACCACCGAGCAGGTCCGGCGGGTCAACGAGCGCGCCGACGCGCTGCTGGGCGGGCTGGACCTCTGGCTGTTCTGCCCGCACACCCCCGAGGACGGCTGCCCCTGCCGCAAGCCCCGCCCCGGCCTGGTCCGCGCCGCCGCCGTCCGGCTGGGCGTCCCGCCCGCCGCCTGCCTGGTCGTCGGCGACATCGCCGCCGACGTGCTGGCCGCCCGCGCCGCCGGCGCCCGGGGCGTGCTCGTGCCCAACGCGGCCACCGCCCCCGAGGAGACCCGGCGGTTCGCCGGCCACAGCGCCCCCGACGTGCTCACCGCCGTCCAGGGCGCCCTCGGCGCCGCCGCGGGGAGGGCACCGTCATGA
- a CDS encoding glycosyltransferase family 9 protein, whose protein sequence is MKSLVVRLDSFGDVLLAGPAVRAVAAHSTHVTLLCGPRGADAARLLPGVDEVLVWEAPWEGFDPPPVDPADIDALLGRLRAGAYDSALVLTSFHQSPLPTALLLRLAGVGRIGADSTDHPGRLLDVRHRRRPGRHEAEAALDTAAAMGFTPPPNDDGRLRVLPPPDTGGLTGYGPYVVLHPGASAPARAWSPHRCAEAVTLLADAGHRVVVTGGPHETDLTRRVSGDVAVDLGGRTSPRTLAGVLRLADVVISANTGPAHLAAAVGTPVVSLFAPVVPAERWAPHGVPVILLGDQSAPCADTRALTCPVPGHPCLDEVTGQDVVRAVHKLIQERPS, encoded by the coding sequence ATGAAATCCCTCGTCGTCCGCCTCGACAGCTTCGGCGACGTGCTCCTCGCCGGGCCCGCCGTCCGCGCCGTCGCCGCCCACAGCACCCATGTCACCCTGCTGTGCGGCCCGCGCGGCGCGGACGCCGCCCGGCTGCTGCCCGGCGTGGACGAGGTCCTGGTGTGGGAGGCGCCCTGGGAGGGCTTCGACCCGCCCCCGGTGGACCCCGCCGACATCGACGCCCTCCTCGGGCGGCTGCGCGCCGGCGCCTACGACAGCGCCCTCGTCCTCACCTCCTTCCACCAGAGCCCGCTGCCCACCGCCCTGCTGCTCCGCCTCGCCGGCGTCGGCCGGATCGGCGCCGACAGCACCGACCACCCCGGCCGGCTCCTCGACGTCCGCCACCGGCGGCGGCCCGGCCGGCACGAGGCCGAGGCCGCCCTGGACACCGCCGCCGCCATGGGCTTCACCCCGCCCCCGAACGACGACGGACGGCTGCGCGTCCTGCCGCCCCCGGACACCGGCGGCCTGACCGGCTACGGCCCCTACGTCGTCCTGCACCCCGGCGCCAGCGCCCCCGCCCGCGCCTGGAGCCCGCACCGCTGCGCCGAGGCGGTCACCCTGCTCGCCGACGCCGGCCATCGCGTCGTCGTCACCGGCGGCCCCCACGAGACGGACCTCACCCGGCGGGTCAGCGGCGACGTGGCCGTGGACCTCGGCGGCCGCACCTCCCCGCGCACCCTCGCCGGGGTGCTCCGCCTGGCCGACGTCGTGATCAGCGCCAACACCGGCCCCGCCCACCTCGCCGCCGCCGTCGGCACCCCGGTCGTCTCCCTGTTCGCGCCGGTCGTACCCGCCGAACGCTGGGCGCCCCACGGCGTCCCCGTCATCCTGCTCGGCGACCAGTCGGCGCCCTGCGCGGACACCCGGGCCCTGACCTGCCCGGTGCCCGGCCACCCCTGCCTGGACGAGGTCACCGGCCAGGACGTGGTGCGCGCGGTCCACAAGCTCATCCAGGAGCGGCCCTCATGA